GCCGCTGACATACCCGATTTCGTCATTGACCGTTCTCACCTTCATCCAGCCGTTTACGCGCTCCTCGACCGCTACTATAGTCCCCTTGCCCAAGCGTGCTTTTACCTTTGAACGCGTACTCGGTCCCTCCCTCAGCAATAGCGCGTCGGCCAACACCTGCACTCGGTCCCTTCCCGAGAGCACCTTGATCTCTCCGGTCGGCGGCGGTTCGGTCGTTGTCGTCGTTTTCTCGGGTATCATGGTCGTCGTCGTCACGCCGGCGACATTCGTGGTGCTAACGGCAGCCTCCCGCGATACCGCCGGTGTCCCCGTGGCCGTCGATTCGCGCATGGAAGCATCACCGATTTGCCTGAGAACCATCACCGGCTGCGTCATCTTCCAAATAACGACCATCACTATAAGCAACAAAAACCAGGCGGTCGAGTGCCTTATAATAATGCCGTTCCAGTCCTTTTCGTGACGTTCGTGCTCCGCGC
The Actinomycetota bacterium genome window above contains:
- a CDS encoding SH3 domain-containing protein codes for the protein MFEYDKDHSAEHERHEKDWNGIIIRHSTAWFLLLIVMVVIWKMTQPVMVLRQIGDASMRESTATGTPAVSREAAVSTTNVAGVTTTTMIPEKTTTTTEPPPTGEIKVLSGRDRVQVLADALLLREGPSTRSKVKARLGKGTIVAVEERVNGWMKVRTVNDEIGYVSGRAGLTRTAP